GTAAAACGGTTTTGCTACTTTTGTAAAAACTGATTCAAGATGGGAGTAATAGCCATAGAGAACATGGAGTTCTACGCCTTTCATGGCTGCTTTGAGGCCGAGGCTGTAGTGGGTAACCGATTTATGGTCGACCTGTGGATAGATATAGATCATAGGATGGCCGCAGAGTCGGATAACATTATTGATGCGGTAAACTACCAGCAAGCCTATCTCATAGTAAAGCGGGAAATGGCGATTCGATCTAACCTACTGGAAAATGTGTGCAAGCGCATTATCGAAGGCCTTTACGACGAGTTTTATGGATTGAAACACGTAAAGGTTAAGGTCTCGAAAATGGCACCACCCATGGGCGGCGCTATAGAGCGGGTGAGTTTAACCTTGGAGAAGTAGTATGGGTTTTATCCAGATAAAGGAGTGCCCACGCTGCGGTATGCTTTTTGACTGCTATTGTCAAAGCACAAAATATGGTTGCTGGTGTAGCTCTTTTATTCTTACTGCAGAGGTGTTAGACCATTTGAAAACTCACTACC
This genomic interval from Williamwhitmania sp. contains the following:
- the folB gene encoding dihydroneopterin aldolase codes for the protein MGVIAIENMEFYAFHGCFEAEAVVGNRFMVDLWIDIDHRMAAESDNIIDAVNYQQAYLIVKREMAIRSNLLENVCKRIIEGLYDEFYGLKHVKVKVSKMAPPMGGAIERVSLTLEK